The following are from one region of the Advenella mimigardefordensis DPN7 genome:
- a CDS encoding SDR family oxidoreductase, with protein sequence MSTQQQSKVVLVTGGSGGIGSEIARRLAGDGMAVMITYCQAETAAKRVVQDIQQVGGKAAMVRADVSKAADVRAAFEAAMSTFGGVDVVVNNAGVIIPGAIADTSESTYDAVFNVNVRGALMMMKQAATHLRDGGRVINISSTMVGAPIAGSALYAASKAALESFGEVLSKEVGARGITVNTLRLGATIPGMFAKAPPERQAAFAAASPFKRLGTPSDAADVVAFLTGEGGRWITGQTITVDGGAT encoded by the coding sequence ATGTCAACACAACAGCAAAGTAAAGTGGTGCTTGTTACCGGCGGATCAGGCGGCATTGGCAGTGAGATTGCTCGTCGTCTGGCCGGCGATGGCATGGCAGTCATGATCACTTATTGTCAGGCAGAGACGGCTGCGAAACGAGTTGTGCAGGATATTCAGCAGGTCGGTGGTAAGGCTGCGATGGTACGTGCAGACGTGTCAAAGGCTGCGGATGTGCGAGCGGCTTTCGAGGCGGCGATGTCGACTTTCGGTGGTGTCGATGTGGTGGTTAACAATGCCGGTGTCATTATTCCAGGCGCCATTGCCGACACTTCCGAGTCAACCTATGATGCCGTGTTCAACGTAAATGTACGCGGTGCGTTGATGATGATGAAGCAGGCGGCGACCCATTTGCGCGATGGAGGCCGAGTGATCAATATTTCGTCGACCATGGTGGGCGCACCGATTGCGGGTTCTGCTCTGTACGCGGCCAGCAAGGCGGCGCTTGAATCGTTTGGAGAAGTGTTGTCCAAAGAAGTAGGTGCGCGTGGCATCACGGTGAACACACTGCGGCTCGGCGCTACCATTCCAGGCATGTTTGCCAAGGCACCGCCGGAGCGGCAGGCAGCGTTTGCTGCTGCTTCTCCGTTCAAGCGTCTGGGCACACCGAGTGATGCTGCAGATGTAGTAGCCTTTCTGACAGGTGAGGGCGGCCGTTGGATTACCGGCCAGACCATCACTGTTGATGGCGGAGCGACCTGA
- a CDS encoding EVE domain-containing protein, producing MTKYWCGVVSKEHILRGVAGGFCQVCHGKRAPLARMAPGDGIVFYSPVTKFQSKDKCQKFTAIGTIVGDTPYQFEMTPDFIPFRRDVQYYDGVIDAPIHPMLNQLSFTAGITSWGYPFRRGHFEITRADFLLIAQAMLPDSWRDACAEIPVGTDC from the coding sequence ATGACTAAATACTGGTGTGGTGTTGTGTCAAAAGAGCACATCTTGCGCGGCGTGGCGGGAGGGTTTTGTCAGGTATGTCATGGCAAGCGTGCGCCGCTGGCGCGTATGGCGCCTGGTGACGGCATTGTCTTCTATTCGCCCGTCACGAAATTCCAGAGCAAAGATAAATGCCAGAAATTTACGGCGATAGGCACAATTGTAGGCGACACTCCTTACCAATTTGAGATGACGCCCGATTTCATTCCCTTTCGGCGTGACGTCCAATACTATGACGGAGTCATTGATGCGCCGATTCATCCCATGCTGAACCAGTTGTCGTTTACCGCAGGCATTACGAGCTGGGGCTATCCATTCCGACGCGGCCATTTTGAAATCACGCGTGCCGATTTTCTACTCATCGCACAAGCAATGCTGCCGGACAGCTGGCGTGATGCATGCGCAGAGATACCCGTCGGAACTGACTGTTAA
- a CDS encoding SRPBCC family protein has product MSNNVTFHVAYTVTTDVSAQDIWAIWVDVNNWNKWDHGIAHSELSGSFNEGSRFVLTPQGGEPIDITLKTVTQGEAFSDEAHLPFGSIRNVHHMRMVGRKLQVTHEVYADIDEASAQFFGNEIWPHMQSGLPEAVNNLILLAQRK; this is encoded by the coding sequence ATGTCAAATAACGTCACATTTCACGTTGCTTATACTGTTACGACAGACGTTTCGGCTCAGGATATCTGGGCCATCTGGGTTGATGTCAATAACTGGAATAAGTGGGATCACGGTATTGCACATTCCGAATTGAGTGGCAGCTTCAACGAGGGTTCTCGGTTTGTGCTGACGCCACAGGGTGGCGAGCCAATAGACATTACGCTGAAGACGGTCACGCAGGGAGAAGCGTTTTCTGACGAAGCCCACTTGCCATTCGGCAGCATCCGTAATGTGCATCACATGCGCATGGTCGGCAGGAAGCTTCAGGTGACGCACGAAGTTTATGCTGACATCGACGAAGCTTCAGCCCAGTTCTTCGGCAACGAGATCTGGCCGCATATGCAATCCGGCCTGCCTGAAGCAGTGAACAACCTTATCTTACTTGCACAGAGAAAATAA
- a CDS encoding alpha/beta fold hydrolase translates to MNIAKRTAAWALPAITLLAGCAQTGGLNVKEVGSYHIGGEQVTLKGLPTKKMVYSPGSPPVTLDPNGDFVAGQMYTRYTILENPRASVPMLMWHGGGLSGTTYETKPDGKPGWEMDFLRDGWSVYVSDAVERGRASWARYPNIFQGEPVFRTKKEAWELFRIGKTYASDPKARTTIPDTLFPIAAFDQFTKQSIPRWATNDARTQRAYDQYVQQACPCVIVVHSQGGNFALTSALKYPDKIKAVVLVEPSGSPDPAKTDLTPLRNVPMLWVWGDHIQDYPFWQSIKDRQERFRTTLNQAGGRGDLLDLPAQGIHGNSHMLMMDANSQQISGLIQDWLKKQGLVR, encoded by the coding sequence ATGAATATCGCAAAACGCACCGCAGCGTGGGCGCTTCCAGCCATCACACTATTGGCAGGATGCGCGCAAACAGGCGGGTTAAATGTAAAGGAAGTCGGCAGCTATCACATTGGTGGTGAGCAAGTCACACTCAAAGGATTGCCAACCAAGAAGATGGTGTACAGCCCGGGCTCACCTCCGGTGACGCTCGACCCCAACGGCGATTTTGTGGCCGGGCAAATGTATACCCGTTACACCATTCTGGAAAATCCGCGCGCCAGTGTGCCTATGCTGATGTGGCATGGCGGTGGTCTGTCAGGAACAACGTATGAAACCAAACCCGACGGCAAGCCTGGCTGGGAAATGGATTTTCTGCGTGATGGCTGGAGCGTTTATGTAAGCGATGCGGTCGAACGAGGCCGTGCATCGTGGGCGCGTTACCCTAACATTTTCCAGGGCGAGCCGGTATTCCGCACTAAAAAAGAAGCATGGGAATTATTTCGCATTGGCAAGACCTATGCGAGCGACCCAAAAGCACGAACGACGATCCCCGACACGCTTTTCCCCATCGCCGCTTTTGACCAGTTCACCAAGCAAAGCATACCGCGCTGGGCGACAAACGATGCACGCACGCAGCGCGCCTATGACCAGTATGTGCAACAGGCCTGCCCTTGCGTGATTGTGGTACATAGCCAGGGCGGCAATTTCGCCCTGACCTCGGCATTGAAATACCCAGACAAGATCAAGGCCGTGGTACTGGTTGAACCCAGCGGCTCACCCGACCCCGCCAAAACAGACTTGACCCCCTTACGCAATGTACCGATGCTATGGGTCTGGGGCGATCACATTCAGGACTATCCATTCTGGCAGAGCATCAAGGACCGGCAGGAACGTTTCCGTACGACATTGAACCAGGCAGGCGGCCGCGGCGACCTGCTGGATCTGCCAGCGCAGGGAATCCATGGCAACAGCCATATGCTGATGATGGACGCGAACTCACAACAGATATCAGGGCTCATTCAGGACTGGCTGAAGAAACAGGGACTGGTTCGGTAG
- a CDS encoding type II toxin-antitoxin system VapC family toxin: MKLLLDTHLLLWIAANAPQLSRQAVELINDVHNELFFSAASLWEIAIKNSLGREDFQVDTRLLRRGLIENGYKELPITGEHAVAIGSLPFIHKDPFDRLLVTQATVEGYTLLTSDATVAQYPGPIKRV, from the coding sequence ATGAAGCTATTGTTAGATACTCATCTTCTATTGTGGATCGCTGCCAACGCTCCTCAGCTGTCACGACAGGCTGTAGAGTTGATTAATGATGTACACAACGAGTTGTTTTTCAGTGCGGCTAGCCTATGGGAAATTGCCATAAAGAACAGTCTGGGTCGCGAGGATTTTCAGGTTGACACTAGATTACTGCGTCGTGGATTAATTGAAAACGGGTATAAAGAACTGCCCATTACAGGCGAACATGCAGTAGCCATAGGTAGCTTGCCCTTCATACATAAAGATCCCTTTGACCGATTGCTCGTGACGCAGGCCACCGTAGAGGGATATACATTATTAACCTCAGACGCAACCGTGGCCCAATATCCTGGTCCGATAAAAAGAGTATAG
- a CDS encoding type II toxin-antitoxin system Phd/YefM family antitoxin produces MLTVNIHEAKTHLSRLIEKAAKGESFIIAKAGKPMVKVVALAPADGIKMKRIGFMSGQMSIPADFDSLGSNEISQLFNGDA; encoded by the coding sequence ATGCTTACAGTCAATATTCACGAAGCTAAGACGCATCTGTCTCGCTTGATTGAAAAAGCGGCGAAGGGCGAGTCATTTATTATTGCTAAAGCAGGTAAACCGATGGTCAAAGTCGTGGCGTTAGCCCCCGCTGACGGCATAAAAATGAAGCGAATCGGATTCATGAGCGGCCAAATGAGCATTCCGGCTGATTTCGATAGCCTGGGATCAAACGAGATTTCGCAATTGTTCAATGGTGACGCATGA
- a CDS encoding fumarate hydratase → MTTVIKQDDLIQSIADAIQFISYYHPADYIQHLARAYEREQSAAAKDAIAQILTNSRMCAEGRRPICQDTGIVNVFLKVGMDVRFELSCTLQEACDEGVRRGYLDPDNKLRASVLADPIFDRKNTKDNTPCILHVELVPGNTVDVQVASKGGGSENKSKFAMLNPSDSIVDWVLKTVPLMGAGWCPPGMLGIGVGGTAEKAMLMAKQSLMEDIDMYELLARGPQNKLEELRIELYEKVNALGIGAQGLGGLTTVLDIKINTYPTHAASKPIAMIPNCAATRHVHFVLDGSGVANLTPPSLSDWPDVHWAPDYNASKQVNLDTLTKEEVASWKPGQTLLLNGKMLTGRDAAHKRIQDMLAKGEPLPVDFTNRVIYYVGPVDPVREEVVGPAGPTTATRMDKFTDMMLEKTGLIAMIGKAERGPVAIESIKNHRSAYLMAVGGSAYLVSKAIRGAKVVGFEDLGMEAIYEFDVKDMPVTVAVDSSGTSVHTTGPREWQAKIGIIPVPA, encoded by the coding sequence ATGACCACTGTAATCAAACAAGATGATCTGATCCAGTCTATTGCAGATGCAATCCAGTTCATCAGCTACTACCATCCGGCCGATTATATTCAGCATCTGGCGCGTGCCTACGAGCGTGAGCAAAGTGCTGCCGCCAAGGATGCGATTGCCCAGATTCTGACCAACTCGCGCATGTGCGCAGAAGGCAGGCGGCCTATCTGCCAGGATACGGGTATTGTTAACGTATTCCTGAAGGTGGGGATGGATGTGCGTTTTGAGCTGTCCTGTACCTTGCAGGAAGCCTGTGACGAAGGCGTACGCCGCGGCTATCTGGATCCCGATAACAAACTGCGTGCGTCGGTGCTGGCCGATCCGATTTTCGATCGCAAAAATACCAAGGACAATACGCCCTGTATTTTGCATGTGGAACTGGTGCCCGGCAACACGGTCGATGTGCAGGTCGCTTCCAAGGGGGGCGGTTCCGAGAACAAATCCAAGTTCGCCATGCTCAACCCCAGCGATTCGATCGTAGACTGGGTATTGAAAACCGTGCCGCTCATGGGCGCAGGCTGGTGCCCGCCGGGCATGCTGGGCATCGGGGTTGGCGGTACTGCTGAAAAAGCCATGCTGATGGCCAAGCAATCGCTGATGGAAGACATTGACATGTACGAGCTGCTGGCTCGTGGGCCACAGAACAAACTCGAAGAGCTGCGGATCGAGCTGTACGAGAAAGTGAACGCACTGGGCATTGGCGCCCAGGGCCTGGGTGGCCTGACAACGGTACTGGATATCAAAATCAATACGTATCCGACCCATGCGGCCTCTAAACCCATTGCCATGATTCCTAACTGCGCGGCGACCCGTCACGTGCATTTTGTACTGGACGGATCCGGTGTTGCCAATCTGACGCCACCGTCGCTGTCCGACTGGCCCGATGTCCATTGGGCGCCGGATTATAATGCCTCCAAACAGGTCAACCTGGATACGCTGACCAAAGAGGAAGTGGCCAGCTGGAAACCGGGCCAAACGTTATTGCTGAACGGCAAAATGCTGACCGGCCGTGATGCAGCACACAAGCGCATTCAGGACATGCTGGCCAAAGGCGAGCCGCTGCCGGTCGATTTCACCAACCGCGTGATCTATTATGTGGGTCCGGTGGATCCGGTACGCGAAGAAGTCGTGGGGCCTGCAGGTCCAACCACCGCCACCCGCATGGACAAATTCACCGACATGATGCTGGAGAAAACCGGCCTGATCGCGATGATCGGCAAGGCCGAACGTGGCCCGGTCGCTATTGAGTCCATCAAGAACCATCGTTCTGCCTATCTGATGGCCGTGGGCGGCTCGGCTTATCTGGTGTCCAAAGCCATTCGAGGCGCCAAAGTGGTTGGCTTCGAAGATCTGGGTATGGAAGCGATTTACGAATTTGATGTGAAGGATATGCCGGTGACGGTTGCCGTTGATTCCAGCGGTACCTCAGTACACACCACCGGCCCGCGTGAATGGCAGGCGAAGATCGGGATTATTCCGGTACCGGCGTAA
- a CDS encoding crotonase/enoyl-CoA hydratase family protein yields MSELVKSEIRGRVLILTINRPEARNALTYDTSFALADALDRLDADDNLTVGILRGEGNTFCSGMDLKEFARTQRRAVVPGRGLGGLVEAPPAKPLIAAVEGYALAGGFELALACDLIVAANNASFGLPEVKRGLVPGSGGMLRLPRRLPYHVAMEALLTGDMIAASRAHALGLVNDLVEPGTALEAALKLAEKIAANGPLAVRTVKQIVTESQDWRTDDMFALQNPRMAHIFSSEDAKEGATAFAEKRSPVWKGK; encoded by the coding sequence ATGTCTGAATTAGTCAAGTCTGAAATACGTGGTCGCGTCCTTATTCTGACGATCAATCGTCCCGAAGCGCGCAATGCGCTCACCTACGATACGTCTTTTGCGCTGGCCGATGCGCTGGACCGGCTGGATGCCGATGACAACCTGACCGTCGGTATTTTGCGTGGCGAAGGCAACACCTTTTGTTCCGGTATGGATCTGAAGGAGTTTGCCCGTACCCAGCGTCGTGCGGTGGTGCCTGGCCGCGGGCTGGGCGGACTGGTCGAAGCGCCACCGGCCAAGCCGCTGATTGCCGCCGTTGAGGGCTATGCCCTGGCCGGCGGGTTTGAGCTGGCGCTGGCCTGCGATCTGATCGTCGCCGCCAATAATGCCAGCTTCGGCCTGCCCGAAGTCAAGCGCGGGCTGGTTCCCGGTTCTGGCGGTATGTTGCGCCTGCCGCGCCGCCTGCCTTATCACGTGGCCATGGAAGCCCTGCTGACAGGCGATATGATTGCCGCCAGCCGCGCCCATGCGCTGGGTTTGGTCAACGATCTGGTGGAACCCGGCACTGCACTGGAAGCTGCGTTAAAATTGGCAGAGAAGATCGCAGCTAACGGCCCGTTGGCGGTTCGCACGGTCAAACAGATTGTGACCGAGTCTCAGGACTGGCGCACAGACGACATGTTTGCCCTGCAGAACCCCCGCATGGCCCACATTTTTTCATCGGAAGATGCCAAGGAAGGCGCGACTGCCTTCGCCGAAAAACGCTCTCCCGTCTGGAAGGGCAAATAA
- the glyQ gene encoding glycine--tRNA ligase subunit alpha, with product MLTFQQIILKLQEYWDTQGCALLQPYDMEVGAGTSHTATFLRAIGPEPWHAAYVQPSRRPKDGRYGENPNRLQHYYQYQVVLKPAPPDILDLYIGSLEALGINPQEHDIRFVEDDWENPTLGAWGLGWEVWLNGMEVTQFTYFQQVGGLDCPSTLGEITYGLERLAMYLQDVESVYDLVWTERPNGEKVLYRDVFHQNEVEQSTYNFEYANTDMLFAHFNDYEKEAARLVEIPLALPAYESVLKAAHTFNMLDARGAISVTERAAYIGRIRNLSRKVAQAYYDSREQLGFPMLKNNKAVS from the coding sequence ATGCTAACTTTTCAGCAGATTATCCTGAAACTCCAGGAATACTGGGATACCCAAGGTTGCGCGCTGCTGCAGCCCTACGATATGGAGGTGGGCGCCGGTACCTCGCACACGGCCACGTTTCTGCGTGCTATCGGCCCCGAACCGTGGCACGCTGCCTATGTGCAGCCCTCGCGTCGCCCCAAGGATGGCCGCTATGGCGAAAATCCCAACCGTCTGCAGCATTACTATCAATACCAGGTCGTCTTAAAACCCGCACCACCGGATATCCTGGATCTGTACATCGGTTCCCTGGAAGCACTGGGCATCAATCCGCAGGAACACGACATCCGCTTTGTCGAAGATGACTGGGAAAATCCCACGCTCGGCGCCTGGGGACTGGGCTGGGAAGTCTGGCTCAACGGCATGGAAGTGACTCAGTTTACCTATTTCCAGCAGGTAGGCGGCCTAGACTGCCCCTCTACTCTGGGCGAAATCACTTACGGTCTGGAACGGCTGGCCATGTATCTGCAGGATGTGGAAAGTGTGTACGATCTGGTCTGGACCGAGAGGCCCAATGGGGAAAAGGTACTGTATCGCGATGTGTTCCACCAGAACGAAGTAGAACAATCCACCTACAACTTTGAATATGCCAACACCGATATGTTGTTTGCGCACTTCAACGACTACGAAAAGGAAGCGGCCCGACTGGTCGAGATTCCGCTGGCCCTGCCCGCGTATGAATCGGTCCTGAAGGCTGCCCACACCTTCAATATGCTTGATGCGCGCGGCGCCATCAGTGTCACGGAACGCGCTGCCTACATCGGCCGCATCCGCAATCTGTCGCGCAAGGTCGCCCAGGCTTACTATGATTCACGCGAGCAATTGGGCTTTCCCATGCTCAAGAATAACAAGGCAGTATCATGA
- the glyS gene encoding glycine--tRNA ligase subunit beta: MNLPLLVELFTEELPPRALQKLGQAFADSLTQALAKQHLLGPDNVTHCYATPRRLAAQLSSVLAVAADQPFSEKLMPVKVGLDAQGQATPALQKKLAAKNLSHLKPADLARESDGKQEYLVAHGTAAGAQLQNVLQAAIETALADLPIPKVMRYQLADGQTSVRFVRPVHGLVVLHGSTVLPVTILGIDAGNTTHGHRFMSAGPITLAHANDYAATLADKGRVIASFEARRDAIRQQLDESARALGASLGDQAEVAPLLDEVTALVEHPTVYVGQFDEKFLAVPQECLILTMRLNQKYFPLFDPASGKLIHQFLIVSNMHVADPANIIQGNERVIRPRLADAEFFFETDRKQPLASRVAQLDNIVYHNKLGSQHERIERLRRISSRLAEDLNANVALADRAAQLAKADLTSNMVGEFPELQGIMGGYYAQADGEPAEVVQALNDQYRTRFDSPVTNNNLIAAILFIAERIETLVGIWGIGLQPSGERDPFGLRRAALGIISAVEQLAAGGYLSGTPAAPARFNLTELLTFAMGTFSPGTLHSDTADEVQTYIYERYRNQLSGDYAKSVVDAVIAVRPALQEVAARIKAVTAFAQLPEAESLAAANKRIGNLLKKTEGDLPAIDPSLFAEPAEKALYDALHGIEATARADAAQGQFEKSLAAVAQTRSAVDDFFTHVMVMADDPAVRNNRLALLSQLHATMNLVADISRLAQ; encoded by the coding sequence ATGAATTTGCCCTTACTTGTTGAACTGTTTACCGAAGAACTGCCACCGCGCGCCCTGCAAAAGCTGGGTCAGGCGTTCGCCGACAGCCTGACGCAGGCGCTGGCCAAGCAACATCTGCTGGGTCCTGATAATGTGACCCACTGCTATGCCACGCCGCGCCGGCTGGCTGCGCAGCTAAGCAGCGTGCTGGCCGTTGCCGCCGACCAGCCCTTTTCCGAAAAACTCATGCCCGTCAAAGTGGGCCTGGATGCGCAGGGTCAGGCCACCCCTGCCCTGCAGAAGAAACTGGCGGCGAAGAACCTGTCACACCTGAAGCCGGCAGATCTGGCCCGCGAATCCGATGGCAAGCAGGAATATCTGGTGGCCCATGGCACTGCCGCCGGCGCACAGTTGCAAAACGTGCTGCAGGCCGCCATTGAAACCGCGCTGGCCGATCTGCCTATTCCCAAGGTCATGCGTTATCAACTGGCTGATGGCCAAACCAGTGTGCGTTTTGTGCGTCCGGTCCATGGTCTGGTTGTGCTGCACGGCAGCACTGTCTTACCCGTCACCATTCTGGGTATCGACGCCGGCAATACCACACACGGCCACCGTTTCATGAGCGCAGGCCCCATCACATTGGCCCATGCCAATGACTATGCCGCGACGCTGGCCGACAAAGGCCGGGTCATTGCCTCTTTCGAAGCACGCCGCGATGCCATCCGCCAGCAGCTTGACGAATCGGCCAGAGCACTGGGCGCCTCCCTGGGAGACCAGGCCGAGGTCGCACCGTTACTGGACGAAGTGACAGCGCTGGTTGAACATCCGACCGTTTATGTCGGGCAGTTCGATGAGAAGTTCCTGGCCGTACCGCAGGAATGCCTGATTCTGACCATGCGCCTGAATCAGAAATATTTTCCGCTGTTCGACCCCGCCAGCGGCAAGCTCATCCATCAATTTCTGATCGTCAGCAATATGCATGTGGCCGATCCGGCCAATATTATTCAGGGCAACGAACGGGTGATCCGCCCGCGTCTGGCCGATGCCGAATTCTTTTTCGAAACCGATAGAAAGCAGCCTCTGGCCTCGCGTGTCGCACAACTGGACAATATCGTCTATCACAACAAACTCGGCTCACAGCATGAGCGTATCGAACGCCTGCGCCGCATCAGCTCACGCCTTGCCGAAGACCTGAACGCCAATGTTGCCCTGGCCGATCGCGCTGCGCAACTGGCCAAGGCCGATCTGACGTCCAATATGGTGGGCGAGTTCCCTGAACTGCAGGGGATCATGGGCGGTTACTACGCCCAGGCCGACGGCGAACCCGCGGAAGTGGTCCAGGCGCTCAACGACCAGTACCGCACCCGGTTTGACAGCCCGGTCACGAACAACAACCTGATCGCAGCGATCCTGTTCATTGCCGAGCGCATTGAAACACTGGTCGGCATCTGGGGCATCGGACTGCAGCCTTCGGGTGAACGCGACCCGTTCGGCCTGCGCCGCGCTGCGCTGGGGATCATCAGTGCGGTAGAGCAACTGGCCGCAGGTGGTTATCTGTCCGGCACACCAGCGGCACCTGCGCGCTTTAATCTGACTGAGCTGCTGACATTTGCCATGGGGACCTTCAGCCCGGGCACCCTGCATTCAGACACAGCAGACGAAGTGCAAACCTATATTTATGAGCGATATCGTAACCAGCTCAGCGGCGACTATGCCAAATCCGTTGTAGATGCAGTGATTGCGGTAAGGCCAGCACTGCAGGAAGTGGCCGCAAGAATCAAAGCTGTCACGGCGTTTGCTCAATTGCCCGAGGCCGAAAGCCTGGCCGCCGCCAATAAACGAATTGGCAATCTGCTGAAAAAAACCGAAGGCGATCTGCCCGCCATTGATCCTTCCCTTTTTGCCGAACCGGCAGAAAAGGCGCTGTACGATGCATTGCATGGGATTGAAGCGACGGCAAGGGCCGATGCTGCACAGGGACAGTTTGAGAAAAGCCTGGCGGCCGTCGCCCAGACACGCAGCGCTGTCGACGATTTCTTTACCCATGTCATGGTGATGGCCGATGACCCGGCCGTTCGGAATAATCGACTGGCCCTGCTGTCGCAACTGCACGCTACCATGAATCTGGTGGCCGACATTTCAAGGCTGGCCCAATGA
- the gmhB gene encoding D-glycero-beta-D-manno-heptose 1,7-bisphosphate 7-phosphatase — translation MKLAILDRDGVINEDRPDFIKSADEWEALPGSLEAIARLTRAGWKVVVATNQSGLGRGLFTPDDLTAIHQKMQQQLAAFGGQIDAIFMCPHLPDAGCNCRKPLPGMFLEILKRYDAPAHEVVCVGDSLRDITAAHVAGCQTWLVETGNGQKTRNDPNLPKTVQIRPTLADVVESWLTES, via the coding sequence ATGAAGCTGGCCATTCTTGATCGCGACGGCGTTATCAACGAAGATCGTCCGGATTTTATTAAATCGGCCGATGAATGGGAGGCCCTGCCCGGCAGTCTGGAAGCCATTGCCCGCCTTACCCGCGCAGGCTGGAAAGTGGTCGTGGCCACCAATCAGTCCGGTCTGGGGCGTGGCCTGTTCACGCCCGATGATCTGACTGCCATTCACCAGAAAATGCAACAGCAACTGGCTGCATTCGGCGGCCAGATTGACGCCATTTTCATGTGCCCGCATCTGCCGGATGCCGGATGCAACTGCCGCAAGCCCCTGCCCGGCATGTTCCTGGAAATACTCAAACGCTACGACGCACCGGCTCACGAAGTTGTATGTGTCGGCGATTCACTCAGGGACATCACGGCGGCGCACGTGGCCGGTTGCCAGACCTGGTTGGTGGAAACAGGCAACGGGCAGAAAACCCGTAACGACCCGAATCTGCCCAAAACGGTGCAAATCAGGCCTACGCTGGCCGATGTGGTTGAAAGCTGGCTTACGGAATCCTGA
- a CDS encoding lysophospholipid acyltransferase family protein: protein MLFVRSVLFLLFQAITVVPYAVGCVLVLPLPFIWRYRYTVGWPRMVIWAAKVIVGIRYEVKGLHNIPDGPMIYLSKHQSTYETMFFAWFLRRPACFVYKKELNYIPFFGWGLASLRNIAIDRQKGKNAMQQVMEIGTQRLAEGRSPVLFPEGTRIPPGQAGNYKLGGTRLAVHANTPIIPVAHNAGECWPKKPFTKKPGLVTISFGPPIEPAGRTADQVMEEVRGWIEGEMRVLNPERYHDVAA from the coding sequence ATGCTTTTTGTACGTTCTGTTCTATTCCTGCTTTTTCAGGCCATTACCGTTGTGCCTTATGCAGTCGGCTGCGTGCTGGTATTGCCGCTGCCATTTATCTGGCGCTACCGCTATACCGTAGGCTGGCCACGCATGGTGATCTGGGCCGCCAAGGTCATTGTGGGCATTCGGTATGAAGTCAAAGGCCTGCACAATATACCCGACGGGCCGATGATTTATCTGAGCAAGCATCAATCCACCTACGAGACCATGTTTTTTGCCTGGTTTCTGCGCCGGCCTGCCTGCTTTGTCTATAAGAAGGAGCTCAATTACATTCCCTTCTTCGGCTGGGGCCTGGCCAGTTTACGCAATATCGCCATCGATCGGCAGAAAGGCAAAAATGCCATGCAGCAAGTGATGGAAATCGGCACGCAGCGCCTGGCCGAAGGCCGTTCGCCCGTACTCTTTCCCGAGGGCACACGGATCCCGCCCGGCCAGGCTGGTAATTACAAGCTGGGCGGCACACGGCTGGCTGTCCATGCCAACACGCCGATTATTCCGGTGGCACATAATGCCGGGGAATGCTGGCCCAAAAAACCCTTCACCAAAAAACCCGGCCTGGTCACCATTTCCTTTGGCCCGCCCATTGAACCGGCAGGCCGGACAGCCGACCAGGTGATGGAGGAGGTGCGGGGCTGGATCGAAGGCGAAATGCGGGTACTCAATCCGGAACGCTATCATGACGTCGCAGCCTGA